From Caldanaerobius fijiensis DSM 17918, a single genomic window includes:
- the spoIVB gene encoding SpoIVB peptidase has translation MRLKKIVCAIVIILILILNNTPIITNFIQIPAHQIILEGEESRFNIGFPLSITVRADKQGIIKINNVAVHKERYLPSLTRFSIKSEDIGHAVVNLKLFGIIPVKNVMLDIVPKKYVIVGGQPIGVRINTKGVIVVGFSDIIGTSGKVYCPGKQAGIRIGDILLRIDGLDIKDSDSIVSILREKGGRTLSLQIQRDERIIDLKVNPIKSKDDGEYKLGLWVRDHTSGIGTLTFVDPSNNKFGALGHPITDMDTGQMLNIKDGEIMHAHITSIQQGYKSRPGEIKGIFIEGKDSIGKIEKNTKYGIYGTLYNKDNLTENLYPIGYQSQVKPGPAKILAMIDDSKVREYSIEIQKVVKQDQPNPKSMIIKITDPYLLKHTGGIIQGMSGSPIIQDGKLVGAVTHVFVNDPTRGYGIYIEWMIDELNKK, from the coding sequence GTGCGATTAAAAAAAATTGTTTGTGCCATTGTTATAATTTTGATATTAATATTAAATAATACGCCGATAATAACAAACTTTATACAAATTCCTGCTCATCAAATAATATTGGAGGGGGAAGAATCCAGATTTAACATCGGTTTTCCTCTTTCTATAACAGTAAGAGCAGATAAGCAAGGCATAATAAAAATCAATAATGTGGCGGTGCATAAAGAAAGATACTTGCCATCGTTGACAAGATTCAGTATAAAATCTGAAGACATTGGACATGCAGTAGTAAACCTCAAGTTATTTGGAATAATCCCGGTAAAAAATGTAATGTTGGATATTGTTCCTAAAAAATACGTTATTGTTGGGGGACAACCTATAGGTGTAAGAATCAATACTAAAGGTGTTATTGTAGTAGGTTTTTCTGATATCATCGGAACATCGGGGAAAGTGTATTGCCCAGGAAAGCAAGCAGGTATTAGAATAGGTGATATACTTTTGAGAATAGATGGTTTAGATATAAAAGATAGCGATAGTATTGTTAGTATTCTAAGAGAAAAAGGGGGCAGGACATTATCATTGCAGATTCAAAGAGATGAAAGAATTATTGATTTAAAAGTAAATCCTATAAAGTCAAAAGATGATGGAGAATATAAGTTGGGTCTTTGGGTAAGAGATCATACCTCAGGAATTGGCACGTTAACCTTTGTAGATCCTAGTAACAATAAATTTGGAGCATTGGGTCATCCAATTACAGATATGGATACAGGGCAGATGCTTAATATAAAAGATGGAGAAATTATGCATGCACATATAACATCTATTCAACAGGGTTATAAAAGCAGACCAGGGGAAATTAAAGGCATATTTATTGAAGGGAAAGATAGCATTGGGAAAATAGAAAAGAATACTAAATATGGTATCTATGGGACTTTATATAACAAAGATAATTTAACAGAAAATTTGTATCCTATAGGATATCAGTCTCAGGTAAAGCCTGGTCCTGCTAAGATATTAGCTATGATTGATGATAGCAAGGTAAGGGAATACAGCATTGAGATACAAAAAGTTGTAAAACAGGATCAACCTAATCCTAAGAGCATGATAATAAAAATTACAGATCCTTATTTATTAAAGCATACTGGTGGTATCATACAAGGGATGAGTGGCAGTCCGATAATTCAAGATGGGAAATTGGTCGGGGCGGTGACGCACGTTTTTGTAAACGATCCAACCAGAGGATATGGTATTTATATTGAGTGGATGATAGATGAATTAAACAAAAAATAA
- a CDS encoding copper transporter, translating to MFINLKYYVITIAAIFMALGIGIYIGFMLDGQDIFVQQQDSLINELEKKFNQFSNENNNLKNQIKDLNAQLKLNDSFINAVYPRLIEGKLKDLNIAIIETNDDYLYTGIKSTIKSAGGNVVSEIRIYPYILINDDVKKQEIINYAAIKGENISQDKVVQYVVEKINQALTKKVDIDVLNFLKSEGVIDFSGYFNVQPDYVIICGGSLQKTNYPELIDIPLIKLLKQQNVPIIGIERSDVTFSYIDYYKKLRLSTVDDIDLIYGKTALVFAIKNEPGNYGIKKSATSGLLPDINNSK from the coding sequence ATGTTTATTAACTTAAAATATTATGTTATTACTATTGCGGCAATATTTATGGCATTAGGAATAGGGATTTATATTGGCTTTATGTTAGATGGACAAGATATATTTGTACAGCAACAGGATTCATTGATCAATGAACTTGAGAAAAAATTCAATCAATTTTCGAACGAAAATAATAATCTTAAAAATCAAATAAAGGACCTTAATGCTCAATTAAAATTAAACGATTCATTTATAAATGCAGTATACCCGCGCTTGATCGAAGGAAAGTTGAAAGACTTGAATATAGCAATAATAGAGACCAATGATGATTATTTGTATACAGGCATAAAATCTACCATTAAAAGTGCTGGTGGTAATGTAGTCAGTGAAATTCGTATTTATCCATATATTTTGATAAATGATGATGTAAAAAAACAGGAAATTATTAATTACGCTGCAATTAAAGGTGAAAATATATCTCAAGACAAAGTGGTCCAATATGTAGTGGAAAAAATAAATCAGGCTCTCACCAAAAAAGTTGATATAGACGTATTAAATTTTTTGAAAAGTGAAGGTGTAATAGATTTTTCAGGGTATTTTAACGTTCAGCCTGACTATGTTATCATCTGTGGTGGAAGTTTACAAAAAACAAACTATCCTGAATTAATTGATATACCACTGATAAAACTTTTAAAACAACAGAATGTGCCAATAATAGGTATTGAAAGATCAGATGTAACATTTTCGTATATAGATTATTATAAAAAATTAAGATTATCTACTGTAGATGATATAGATTTAATATATGGTAAAACAGCCCTGGTATTTGCGATAAAAAATGAACCTGGCAATTACGGTATCAAAAAGTCTGCTACTTCTGGCTTGCTGCCAGATATAAACAATTCAAAGTAG
- a CDS encoding arginine repressor, which produces MKMSRHAKILELIEEKPIETQDELVDELRKSGFNVTQATISRDIKDLRLVKVMDEEGRYRYVSLNKTEEDVSNKLVTLLSQSLVSIDYAGNIIVLKTLSGTAMAAAAAIDALNFRDIVGTLAGDDTIFVLVRDVKNINEILSRFKSLIK; this is translated from the coding sequence ATGAAAATGTCGAGACATGCTAAAATACTTGAATTAATAGAGGAAAAGCCTATTGAAACCCAGGATGAGCTTGTGGATGAATTGAGAAAAAGTGGATTTAACGTGACACAAGCTACCATATCAAGAGATATTAAGGACCTTAGATTAGTAAAAGTTATGGATGAAGAAGGTAGATACAGGTATGTATCCCTTAATAAGACAGAAGAGGATGTAAGCAATAAACTGGTAACTCTATTATCTCAATCTTTAGTTTCTATAGATTACGCTGGTAACATTATTGTACTGAAAACCCTCTCAGGTACAGCTATGGCAGCAGCTGCTGCGATAGATGCTTTGAATTTTAGAGATATAGTAGGTACTTTAGCAGGGGATGATACTATATTTGTGCTCGTGAGAGATGTCAAAAATATTAATGAAATTTTATCTAGGTTTAAAAGTCTTATAAAATAG
- a CDS encoding SpoIID/LytB domain-containing protein — translation MTPKAYKPEPTITVYIADKNKVENMKIEDYILGVVAGEVKNYWPQQVLEAQAIIARTFTLKKMAGGKTVHGTDASTDPKEFQAYNPSNINENIRKAVRATRGEVIMYNNKYINAYFHSYSGGRTATAKEGLNFTKEPTPYLTVVKDYPTIEKSVLNWSNTFSKDEIKNALKTLGYNVSDVRSIKIVKKGPSGRAEVFKIDDTLIGGPELRLALNPDKFRSTLITDIKTTNNGFIISGKGWGHGVGMSQWGANTMAKRGFSAEDIIKYYFRGVTVKKLWK, via the coding sequence GTGACACCAAAAGCTTATAAACCAGAGCCCACTATAACTGTTTATATTGCGGATAAAAACAAGGTCGAAAATATGAAAATAGAAGACTATATTTTGGGAGTAGTAGCTGGTGAAGTAAAAAATTATTGGCCGCAACAGGTACTAGAAGCTCAAGCTATAATAGCGCGAACATTCACGTTAAAAAAAATGGCTGGAGGAAAAACGGTTCATGGAACCGATGCTAGTACAGATCCAAAAGAATTTCAAGCGTATAATCCTTCAAATATAAATGAGAACATCCGCAAGGCTGTAAGAGCTACAAGAGGAGAAGTTATAATGTACAATAACAAATATATAAATGCATATTTTCATTCATATTCAGGTGGCAGAACAGCTACAGCCAAAGAAGGTTTAAACTTCACTAAAGAACCTACCCCTTATTTAACTGTAGTTAAGGATTATCCTACTATAGAAAAAAGCGTTTTAAATTGGAGCAATACTTTTAGTAAGGATGAAATTAAAAATGCCTTAAAGACATTGGGATATAACGTGAGTGATGTCAGATCTATAAAAATTGTTAAAAAAGGGCCTTCGGGTAGAGCAGAAGTTTTTAAAATAGATGACACATTAATTGGTGGCCCAGAGTTAAGATTAGCCCTTAATCCTGATAAGTTCAGGTCCACACTTATTACCGATATAAAAACAACAAATAATGGTTTTATTATATCAGGAAAAGGGTGGGGTCATGGCGTTGGAATGTCACAATGGGGTGCGAATACTATGGCAAAAAGAGGATTTTCTGCAGAAGATATAATAAAATATTATTTTAGAGGTGTCACAGTAAAAAAATTATGGAAATAG
- the steA gene encoding putative cytokinetic ring protein SteA → MYIKARAQLDKKTKNLVKRLKPGEIAIIDHCDIDEVAAESLVDAKVKAVINASRFISGKYPNQGPKILHKAGIFMLDNVGTGIFDIVKNGDEIEIIDNEVYYNGNVIAKGMVLTSEVINYMQQEAQKNLEEELDKFIENTLDYAKKEKYFITENIPIPPIKTRIRNRHVLVVVRGKEYKEDLMTIRYYIQEVKPVLIGVDGGADALLEFGFKPDIVVGDMDSVSDKGLLSSKEIVVHAYPDGRAPGLKRVKELGLDAHVFPAPGTSEDIAMLLAYEKGADLIVAVGSHSSMIDFLEKGRKGMASTFLVRLKIGSKLVDAKGVNKLYRSNLKLSYIVGLLLSALMPIIVISMISTPMQQLLKIIALRIKLIFGL, encoded by the coding sequence ATGTATATAAAAGCAAGAGCTCAGTTGGATAAAAAAACAAAGAATTTAGTAAAAAGATTGAAACCTGGAGAAATTGCCATAATAGATCATTGTGATATAGATGAGGTAGCGGCGGAATCGCTGGTGGATGCCAAGGTGAAAGCAGTTATAAATGCCAGCAGGTTTATATCCGGTAAGTATCCAAACCAGGGGCCTAAAATACTACACAAAGCGGGCATATTTATGTTAGACAATGTAGGAACAGGTATTTTTGATATCGTGAAAAATGGAGACGAAATTGAAATCATCGATAATGAGGTTTATTACAATGGCAATGTGATTGCCAAGGGCATGGTTCTAACAAGTGAAGTAATTAATTACATGCAACAGGAAGCTCAAAAAAACTTAGAAGAAGAATTAGATAAGTTTATCGAAAATACTCTTGATTATGCGAAGAAAGAAAAATACTTTATCACTGAAAATATTCCGATTCCACCTATAAAGACCCGTATACGCAATAGGCATGTATTAGTAGTAGTAAGGGGAAAAGAATATAAAGAAGATTTAATGACAATTAGATATTATATTCAGGAAGTGAAACCTGTTTTGATCGGGGTAGATGGTGGAGCAGATGCTTTGTTGGAATTTGGTTTCAAACCTGATATTGTTGTAGGAGATATGGACAGCGTTAGCGATAAAGGCTTATTATCGTCTAAAGAAATTGTAGTTCATGCTTATCCGGATGGGAGAGCGCCGGGACTTAAAAGGGTTAAAGAACTTGGATTGGATGCCCATGTATTTCCTGCACCAGGTACGAGTGAAGACATTGCTATGTTATTGGCTTATGAAAAAGGGGCGGATTTGATAGTTGCAGTTGGGAGTCATTCGAGTATGATAGACTTTTTAGAAAAAGGGCGAAAGGGTATGGCCAGTACTTTTTTGGTAAGGTTGAAGATTGGCTCAAAATTAGTAGATGCTAAAGGTGTTAACAAATTATATCGAAGCAATTTAAAATTAAGTTATATAGTTGGGCTTTTATTATCTGCATTGATGCCTATAATAGTGATAAGTATGATATCTACACCTATGCAGCAGTTATTAAAAATTATAGCTTTAAGAATCAAATTAATTTTTGGTTTATAG
- the spo0A gene encoding sporulation transcription factor Spo0A, whose translation MKLIKLLIVDDNKEFCSILTDYFNNKEDIDVIGVANDGNQAIKLIMELNPDLVLLDIIMPYLDGLGVLETIKSLNLLKMPKIIVLSAVGQERITQMAINLNVDYYILKPFDLNTLYRRIKDIFMLPLNNDYNEGLKPELDTANLEAKITEIIQEIGIPAHIKGYLYIRDAIYMVINNVEMIGAITKELYPKIAIKYNTTPSRVERAIRHAIEVAWSHGKLETINNIFGSTIDEYKGKPTNSQFIAFIADKLRLQLNMNKVG comes from the coding sequence ATAAAATTGATTAAGTTGTTAATAGTAGATGACAATAAAGAATTTTGTTCTATATTAACAGATTATTTCAATAATAAGGAAGATATAGACGTGATTGGTGTAGCCAATGATGGAAACCAGGCCATAAAATTGATTATGGAGCTTAATCCTGATTTGGTATTGCTTGATATTATAATGCCGTATTTAGATGGACTAGGCGTTTTAGAAACGATTAAATCGCTTAATCTTCTAAAAATGCCTAAAATAATAGTATTGTCTGCTGTAGGGCAGGAAAGAATAACGCAAATGGCTATAAATTTAAATGTAGACTATTATATTCTTAAACCTTTTGATTTAAATACGCTTTATAGAAGAATAAAGGATATATTTATGCTTCCTTTAAATAATGATTATAATGAAGGGTTAAAACCTGAGCTTGATACAGCTAATTTGGAAGCTAAAATAACAGAGATTATTCAAGAAATAGGGATACCAGCACATATAAAAGGTTATCTATATATAAGAGATGCCATCTATATGGTTATAAACAATGTAGAAATGATAGGCGCAATAACAAAAGAGTTATATCCTAAAATTGCGATTAAATATAATACAACGCCAAGTAGAGTTGAGAGAGCTATAAGGCATGCTATTGAAGTGGCTTGGAGTCACGGTAAACTAGAAACAATAAATAACATATTTGGAAGTACTATTGACGAATATAAGGGTAAGCCAACAAATTCTCAATTTATAGCATTTATAGCAGATAAACTACGTCTTCAGCTTAATATGAATAAAGTTGGATGA
- a CDS encoding TlyA family RNA methyltransferase, translated as MIMEKVRLDVLLVSRGYYESREKAQANIKSGNVYVDGIVCNKPGTKVDSNVNITIKGDIIPYVSRGGLKLERALKVFNISVEGKVAMDIGASTGGFTDCLLQNGAAKVYAIDAGYAQLDRKLRNDKRVVCMEKTNARYLKRCDIPDPIDIVTIDVSFISVKKIIPVVSEFITDGDIISLVKPQFEAGQQYVGKKGVVKDPRVHEAVLKSVIDEALKNCMTLLNLTYSPIRGPEGNIEFFIHLKKGNANINIDKKITDVVKEAHRNL; from the coding sequence ATGATTATGGAAAAAGTAAGACTTGATGTTCTACTGGTATCAAGAGGCTATTATGAATCTAGAGAAAAAGCACAAGCTAATATAAAGTCAGGTAATGTGTACGTAGATGGAATTGTATGTAATAAACCTGGAACAAAAGTTGATAGCAATGTGAATATAACTATAAAGGGTGATATTATACCATATGTCAGCAGAGGTGGCCTTAAGCTTGAGAGGGCTCTAAAAGTTTTTAACATTTCTGTTGAAGGTAAAGTAGCGATGGATATAGGAGCCTCTACAGGTGGGTTTACCGATTGCCTTTTACAAAATGGTGCAGCAAAAGTTTATGCAATTGATGCTGGATATGCCCAATTAGATAGAAAACTACGTAACGATAAGCGAGTTGTTTGTATGGAAAAAACTAACGCTAGATACCTTAAAAGGTGTGATATTCCTGATCCTATAGATATAGTAACAATCGACGTATCGTTTATATCTGTAAAAAAAATAATACCTGTAGTTTCTGAATTTATTACGGATGGTGACATAATATCTTTAGTAAAACCACAGTTTGAAGCTGGACAACAGTATGTGGGTAAAAAAGGTGTTGTCAAAGACCCTAGAGTGCACGAAGCAGTACTAAAAAGTGTGATTGACGAAGCTTTAAAAAATTGTATGACATTATTAAACCTTACCTATTCACCTATTAGGGGACCTGAAGGAAATATTGAGTTTTTTATTCATCTTAAAAAAGGTAATGCTAACATAAATATAGATAAAAAAATAACAGATGTGGTAAAAGAAGCTCATAGAAATTTATAA
- the dxs gene encoding 1-deoxy-D-xylulose-5-phosphate synthase, with amino-acid sequence MLEKIHTPKDLKQLNNDELAQLADEIRCFLIDKVSKTGGHLASNLGVVELTIALHVVFDAPVDKIIWDVGHQTYVHKILTGRKDDFSSLRQLGGLSGYPKIEESPYDAFGTGHSSTSISAALGMARARNIKGENYFVVAVIGDGALTGGMAFEALNDAGRTKTQLMVILNDNEMSISHNVGSLSIYLSKLRTDPAYFKMKADIDKVLNRIPEIGSILSNTLQRFKNSIKSLLVPGMIFENLGFTYFGPIDGHDISALKEVLSSAKMVKSPVLVHVITKKGKGYKNAENDPEYYHGIEPFDIESGECINIKNGKTYSEVFGDTLVELAKKDKNIVAITAAMPYGTGLTRFKKEFPDRFFDVGIAEQHAVTMAGGMAAAGLRPVFAVYSTFLQRGYDQIVHDICLQKLPVIFAIDRAGVVGEDGETHNGIFDLSYLSHIPNLIILSPKDGNELSAMLKYALTLNKPVAIRYPRGNCRYTKDSSSILFDGRAEILQEGRDVTIVAEGRMVEIALKAAEILKSKHLFPEVINARIIKPLDENTIIASVLKTRHLVTMEDNVKIGGMGSSIIQLLSEKFIYNIPTKVIGWPDQFICHGKIEDVFKYYGMNAESIAEQIISFLLERDDYGKSKT; translated from the coding sequence ATGCTGGAAAAGATCCATACACCAAAGGACTTAAAACAACTCAATAATGATGAATTAGCGCAATTAGCTGATGAGATAAGATGCTTTTTAATTGATAAAGTATCTAAAACTGGGGGACATCTGGCGTCAAATCTGGGAGTTGTTGAGCTTACCATTGCATTGCACGTAGTTTTTGATGCACCTGTAGACAAGATCATCTGGGATGTGGGACATCAAACATATGTACACAAAATATTGACCGGAAGAAAAGATGATTTCTCATCATTGCGTCAACTGGGAGGTTTGAGTGGGTACCCGAAGATTGAGGAAAGTCCTTATGATGCATTTGGTACGGGCCATAGTTCTACTTCTATATCTGCGGCATTGGGCATGGCAAGGGCGAGAAATATAAAAGGTGAAAATTATTTTGTAGTTGCGGTAATAGGAGATGGTGCTCTCACAGGAGGTATGGCCTTTGAAGCTCTTAATGACGCAGGGCGCACAAAAACTCAGTTGATGGTTATATTAAATGACAATGAGATGTCGATATCCCATAATGTGGGTAGTTTATCAATATATTTAAGCAAATTGAGAACAGATCCTGCTTATTTTAAGATGAAAGCAGATATTGATAAAGTGTTAAATCGGATACCTGAAATAGGCTCAATACTTTCTAATACATTACAGAGGTTCAAAAATAGTATAAAGTCATTATTGGTACCAGGTATGATTTTTGAAAATCTTGGATTTACATATTTTGGACCTATTGATGGACACGATATATCTGCGCTAAAAGAAGTTTTAAGCTCAGCAAAAATGGTAAAAAGCCCTGTTTTGGTACATGTTATAACTAAAAAAGGGAAAGGATATAAAAATGCAGAAAATGATCCAGAATATTATCACGGTATAGAACCTTTTGATATAGAGTCCGGTGAATGTATAAACATAAAAAATGGCAAGACATATTCTGAGGTGTTTGGAGATACTCTGGTTGAACTTGCCAAAAAAGATAAAAACATAGTAGCTATTACTGCAGCTATGCCTTATGGTACTGGACTAACGAGATTTAAAAAAGAATTTCCTGATCGTTTTTTTGATGTAGGTATAGCTGAACAGCATGCTGTAACTATGGCAGGGGGTATGGCAGCAGCAGGTCTAAGGCCCGTGTTTGCTGTTTATTCAACATTTTTACAAAGGGGATATGACCAAATTGTACACGACATTTGTCTTCAAAAACTTCCTGTGATTTTCGCCATAGATAGGGCTGGTGTAGTAGGAGAAGATGGGGAGACACATAATGGTATCTTTGATTTATCATATCTTAGTCATATTCCTAATTTGATTATTTTATCGCCAAAAGATGGTAATGAATTATCGGCGATGCTTAAATATGCGTTGACATTAAATAAACCTGTGGCTATAAGATATCCAAGGGGAAACTGTCGTTATACAAAGGACAGTTCATCTATTCTTTTTGACGGCAGGGCAGAGATATTACAAGAAGGCCGCGATGTAACCATCGTAGCCGAAGGACGGATGGTAGAAATCGCATTGAAGGCAGCAGAAATTTTGAAATCAAAGCATTTATTTCCTGAAGTGATCAATGCCCGCATTATAAAACCTCTAGATGAAAATACAATTATAGCATCTGTTTTGAAGACACGACATCTTGTGACAATGGAAGACAATGTAAAAATAGGAGGGATGGGGAGCAGTATCATTCAGCTGTTGAGCGAAAAGTTTATTTATAATATTCCTACAAAGGTTATAGGATGGCCTGACCAATTTATATGTCATGGTAAGATAGAGGATGTTTTTAAATATTATGGTATGAATGCTGAATCGATTGCGGAACAAATCATTTCATTTCTATTAGAGAGAGATGATTATGGAAAAAGTAAGACTTGA
- a CDS encoding NAD(+)/NADH kinase, with translation MKTVGIITNEQKDKDLKITNACIDWLKKEGCIVITENNDKLYFASDFIVVLGGDGTILNVARKASIYEKPVLGINMGRLGFLAEVELKDLYKALKIAIDGDYTIDKRMMLECKLIRHDEVLQEYHSLNDIVITRGAFSRVIHLRTYIDGEIVDTYSSDGLIVSSPTGSTAYSLSAGGPIVKPDVHLIIVTPICPHSLYNRSIIVSADSQVRVDILDSNLDIMLTVDGQVGYKLEKGDSVIIKKSKYESMLIRIEKKSFFELLRNKLSEINRE, from the coding sequence ATGAAAACAGTAGGAATAATAACTAATGAACAAAAGGATAAAGATTTAAAGATTACAAATGCATGTATTGATTGGCTTAAAAAAGAAGGATGTATTGTTATAACAGAAAATAATGATAAGCTTTATTTTGCTTCAGATTTTATTGTGGTTTTGGGTGGAGATGGGACAATCCTTAATGTGGCAAGGAAAGCTTCTATATATGAAAAACCCGTATTAGGTATAAATATGGGGCGTTTAGGATTTTTGGCAGAAGTTGAATTAAAAGATCTGTACAAGGCTCTAAAAATAGCTATAGATGGGGATTACACAATTGATAAGAGGATGATGCTGGAATGTAAACTTATCAGGCACGATGAGGTTTTACAAGAATATCATTCACTTAACGATATTGTGATAACAAGAGGTGCTTTTTCCAGAGTTATTCATCTGAGGACTTATATAGATGGCGAAATTGTTGATACGTATTCTTCAGATGGTTTAATAGTATCAAGTCCTACCGGTTCAACAGCTTATTCGCTTTCTGCTGGGGGTCCGATTGTTAAACCAGACGTCCATTTGATTATTGTAACGCCGATATGTCCTCATTCGCTTTACAACAGGTCAATAATAGTTTCTGCGGACTCGCAAGTGAGAGTAGATATCTTAGATAGTAACCTGGATATAATGCTGACCGTTGATGGACAGGTTGGTTATAAACTAGAAAAAGGCGATTCAGTAATTATTAAAAAATCAAAATATGAAAGTATGCTTATAAGAATAGAAAAAAAGTCATTTTTTGAATTATTGAGAAATAAATTATCTGAAATAAATCGAGAGTGA
- the recN gene encoding DNA repair protein RecN: MLVSLSIKNFALIDNLEINFDKGLNIITGETGAGKSIIIEALSFVLGGRADKDMIRTGCSKAEVEAIFEVDEKNRVIDELKEMGFYDAEDDFIIVYRELMLNGRNRCKINNKTVNISTLKYFAQKLIDIHSQDEYQMLFDWSTHQSLLDAFGSGELDELKKHVNNLYNTYMEYDREIRRLQEEGNNPLEEEFIKYQLNEINAANLKAEEEEQLLRARKVMTNAEKIYDALFYAYSTLYDNKNKRSVIDELGEVINKLKNVSQYDKEIENMLNRLNDLYYQIEDISGSLRHYMEGLNFDPEELNKIEERLGFLSDLKRKYGKTIEQLIAYKSELQLKIERIENNAHILEEMRQKQARIKEDLLSFSRKLSNMRRKIAEELENMVSKELDQLGIRGVLFKVHFDEKEISADGIDRVEFMISTNPGEPLKPLSKVASGGEMSRIMLAFKKVFSEVDGIDTLIFDEIDTGISGQAVQAVAEKILELSLKRQIICITHMPQIASLADTHYYIRKVITDNRTYTKVEKLDDRGRIYEISRIISGDNITPLSISHSKEMIAIANKLKEKIAQ; encoded by the coding sequence TTGCTTGTTTCACTTTCAATTAAAAATTTTGCTTTAATAGATAATCTAGAGATAAATTTTGATAAAGGCTTAAATATCATAACCGGAGAAACAGGAGCTGGTAAATCTATAATTATTGAAGCTCTGAGTTTTGTGTTGGGTGGTAGGGCAGACAAGGATATGATAAGGACAGGGTGCAGTAAAGCTGAGGTTGAAGCCATATTTGAAGTCGATGAAAAAAATAGGGTTATAGATGAACTTAAAGAAATGGGATTTTATGATGCAGAGGATGATTTTATTATCGTATATAGAGAACTTATGTTAAATGGTCGAAATAGATGTAAAATAAATAATAAAACAGTAAATATATCTACACTTAAATATTTTGCACAAAAACTCATAGATATCCATAGCCAAGATGAATACCAAATGTTGTTCGATTGGTCAACCCATCAAAGTTTGTTGGATGCTTTTGGCAGTGGTGAATTAGATGAACTAAAGAAACATGTAAACAATTTATATAATACGTATATGGAGTACGATAGAGAAATAAGGAGATTACAGGAAGAAGGGAATAATCCTCTAGAAGAAGAATTTATTAAATATCAGTTAAATGAAATCAATGCGGCGAATTTAAAAGCGGAGGAAGAAGAACAATTATTGAGAGCTAGAAAGGTAATGACCAATGCTGAAAAAATATATGATGCACTTTTCTACGCTTATTCTACACTATATGATAATAAAAATAAACGAAGTGTCATAGATGAATTGGGTGAAGTTATTAATAAATTGAAAAATGTATCTCAGTACGACAAAGAAATTGAGAATATGTTAAATCGTTTAAATGATTTATACTATCAAATAGAGGACATATCCGGATCATTAAGGCATTATATGGAAGGTTTAAACTTTGATCCTGAAGAATTAAACAAGATAGAGGAGAGACTTGGTTTTTTATCAGATTTGAAGCGAAAATATGGAAAAACTATCGAGCAGTTAATCGCTTATAAATCCGAGTTACAATTAAAAATAGAGCGAATAGAAAATAACGCACATATATTAGAGGAAATGCGTCAAAAGCAAGCAAGAATAAAGGAAGATTTGCTGAGTTTTAGCAGAAAATTGTCAAATATGAGACGTAAAATTGCAGAAGAGCTAGAAAATATGGTATCAAAAGAACTTGATCAGCTTGGTATTAGAGGGGTTTTATTCAAAGTACATTTTGATGAGAAAGAGATATCGGCAGATGGAATAGACCGCGTAGAATTTATGATAAGCACAAACCCTGGGGAACCATTAAAACCGTTGTCTAAGGTCGCGTCAGGTGGAGAAATGTCTAGAATAATGTTAGCGTTTAAAAAAGTTTTTTCAGAAGTAGATGGCATTGATACTCTTATTTTCGACGAAATAGATACAGGTATAAGTGGACAAGCTGTACAGGCCGTGGCAGAAAAAATTTTAGAGTTATCTTTAAAAAGACAGATTATATGTATCACACATATGCCACAAATAGCCAGTCTGGCGGATACTCATTATTATATCCGAAAGGTTATAACTGATAATAGAACATATACAAAAGTGGAAAAATTAGATGATAGAGGTAGAATTTATGAGATATCCAGGATTATCAGTGGAGACAATATAACTCCATTGTCCATATCCCATTCTAAAGAAATGATAGCAATAGCAAATAAATTAAAAGAAAAAATAGCTCAATAG